The following proteins come from a genomic window of Pirellula staleyi DSM 6068:
- a CDS encoding sialidase family protein, which yields MLSRTAALLALGIFAAILAAEELTQQQLDLALEAPLVNTSPGREYDDKVRIGNMIIGIERTPKGRLWSCWVGNGDSPNGFFMLATSDDGGNTWSKPRVVIDPTDPAGTPQRRALVGNLWTDPRGRLWCFFDQSLGYFDGRCGDWYIRCDNPDAEEPTWTAPVRFADGCTLNKPTVLKNGEWLLPVSLWTRDRIGPAILKEAHKNLDVIRMANVFVSTDEGATWTRRGGVEFPGTDFDEHMIVEKNDGRLWMLARTKQGISESFSSDGGKSWSKPEPSKIANPSARFFIRRLTSGNLLLVKNGPLDVRLPRRSSMTAYLSTDDGATWPHQLLIDDRAEVSYPDAVESPDGVIHLLYDWNRHTDAEILLARFRESDIKAGTFSSPGAKTKILVNKAYAPHLPSAIQPDPAWTKQAEEDAKQDFRSIPYDGVTPNKMVCDTTLRELPDGSWALFFLAGDDFEPSPKNYIGVVRSSDQGKSWTKIEAVESGFPRSGVTAGQGITEVMIRGQRATAFFSTHSQTWGRDWQSWIMHSDDNCHTWTKPEPVPGRLGKFTFIRNHIVARDGRILIPFQHYVGPPEGTPPPAAEKSPWHGALRHYVSNPRNGVMISSDGGKTWTEHGNIRLTPDERYHGWAENNIVELANGRIAMIIRADRLGGMLFYAESKDGGKTWPEYASVTRVPNPGSKATLYPLGGNNVAMLHNPNSKHRSPLSLWISFDGMKTWPYQRVLHPESVDGPQGRINYPDGFVSQDKQFLHFAFDDNRHRAVHYSAKLPPLPAKE from the coding sequence ATGCTTTCACGTACTGCGGCGCTCCTTGCGCTCGGGATCTTCGCTGCCATTCTCGCGGCCGAGGAGCTAACCCAGCAGCAACTCGATCTAGCGCTCGAAGCGCCGCTGGTCAACACCAGTCCGGGGCGCGAGTACGACGACAAAGTTCGCATCGGCAACATGATCATCGGGATCGAGCGGACGCCGAAAGGGCGTCTCTGGAGCTGCTGGGTCGGCAATGGCGATAGTCCCAACGGCTTCTTCATGCTGGCGACGAGCGACGATGGTGGCAACACCTGGAGCAAGCCACGCGTGGTGATCGACCCGACCGATCCCGCCGGGACACCGCAGCGTCGCGCGCTGGTCGGAAATCTCTGGACCGATCCACGGGGACGTCTCTGGTGCTTTTTCGATCAATCGCTCGGCTACTTCGATGGTCGTTGTGGCGACTGGTATATCCGCTGCGATAATCCCGACGCTGAGGAACCGACTTGGACCGCGCCGGTCCGTTTTGCCGATGGCTGCACACTCAACAAACCGACGGTGCTCAAAAATGGCGAGTGGCTGCTGCCGGTTTCGCTCTGGACGCGCGATCGAATCGGCCCTGCCATTTTGAAAGAGGCCCACAAAAACCTCGACGTCATTCGGATGGCCAACGTGTTTGTGTCGACCGACGAAGGGGCCACCTGGACGCGGCGCGGTGGTGTGGAGTTTCCTGGTACCGACTTCGACGAGCATATGATCGTCGAAAAAAACGATGGCCGACTGTGGATGCTTGCGCGCACTAAGCAGGGGATTAGCGAGTCGTTTTCGAGCGATGGTGGAAAGAGTTGGTCGAAACCCGAACCGTCGAAAATTGCCAACCCGAGCGCTCGATTTTTTATTCGTCGGCTCACCTCGGGCAACTTGCTGCTGGTGAAGAATGGACCACTCGACGTCCGCTTACCACGCCGCTCGAGCATGACCGCTTACCTGTCGACTGACGACGGCGCCACGTGGCCGCATCAATTGCTGATCGACGATCGCGCCGAGGTTTCGTACCCCGATGCAGTCGAATCGCCCGATGGAGTGATTCATCTCCTCTACGACTGGAATCGTCACACCGATGCCGAAATTTTGCTCGCGCGGTTTCGCGAGTCGGATATCAAGGCTGGCACGTTCAGCTCCCCAGGAGCGAAGACCAAAATCTTGGTTAACAAAGCGTATGCCCCTCATTTGCCGAGCGCCATTCAGCCCGACCCTGCGTGGACCAAGCAAGCCGAGGAAGATGCCAAACAAGATTTTCGAAGTATTCCCTACGACGGTGTCACGCCGAACAAAATGGTGTGCGACACCACGCTACGCGAATTGCCCGACGGCTCTTGGGCCCTGTTCTTCCTGGCGGGAGATGATTTTGAGCCGTCGCCGAAGAACTACATCGGCGTGGTCCGTAGCAGCGATCAAGGGAAGAGCTGGACGAAGATCGAAGCGGTCGAAAGTGGTTTTCCGCGTAGCGGCGTCACAGCGGGGCAGGGGATCACGGAAGTGATGATCCGTGGCCAGCGCGCGACGGCGTTTTTCAGCACCCATTCGCAAACCTGGGGGCGCGACTGGCAATCGTGGATCATGCACAGCGACGATAACTGCCACACCTGGACCAAGCCTGAGCCGGTCCCGGGTCGACTCGGAAAGTTCACCTTCATTCGCAACCATATCGTCGCGCGTGACGGTCGAATCCTCATCCCGTTTCAGCACTACGTAGGACCGCCCGAAGGAACCCCTCCACCGGCCGCAGAAAAATCTCCATGGCACGGTGCGCTGCGGCACTACGTCAGCAATCCGCGCAACGGCGTGATGATCTCCAGCGATGGTGGCAAAACCTGGACCGAGCATGGCAACATTCGTCTCACACCCGACGAACGCTACCATGGCTGGGCTGAGAACAACATTGTGGAGCTCGCCAATGGTCGGATCGCGATGATCATTCGCGCCGATCGCTTGGGAGGGATGCTCTTCTACGCCGAGTCGAAAGATGGAGGCAAAACTTGGCCCGAGTATGCCAGTGTCACGCGCGTTCCCAATCCAGGGAGCAAAGCAACCCTCTATCCACTGGGAGGGAACAACGTTGCGATGCTGCACAATCCCAACAGCAAGCATCGGAGCCCGCTATCGCTCTGGATCAGCTTCGACGGCATGAAAACCTGGCCCTATCAACGTGTGCTGCATCCCGAAAGCGTGGATGGTCCGCAGGGACGAATCAACTATCCCGATGGTTTCGTCAGCCAAGATAAACAGTTCTTGCACTTCGCTTTCGACGACAATCGTCATCGCGCCGTGCACTATAGCGCTAAACTTCCGCCGCTTCCGGCAAAAGAATAG
- the tdh gene encoding L-threonine 3-dehydrogenase produces the protein MTSLPAAPSKLPATMLAIRKLKSEPGLWWQDDTPVPRIGPREVLVAVTHAGICGTDRHIYEWDAWSRSRVLVGITTGHEFVGRVVAIGDAVTRAHVGQRVSAEGHIGCGVCQPCRTGNGHICEKVDILGIDCNGCFAQYVAVPEENIWPVHPSIPDHIAAVFDPLGNAMHTVMAAGVSGRSVLITGVGIIGLMAVTIARAAGAATILVTDRDPKRLALAKQLGADVAFHSSDENWVAEARRLTHNQGPEVLLEMSGHPVAIRQGFAALRNGGTAALLGIPGEPVALDLPNDIIFKGATVLGINGRRMFETWYQVENFVLSGRLNLAPIITHQLPLANFEQGFRLMQNGEAIKVVLEVPHEEALPCQTPASTSVLATSSAG, from the coding sequence ATGACTTCGCTTCCCGCAGCCCCTTCGAAACTGCCAGCAACCATGCTCGCCATTCGTAAACTCAAGAGCGAGCCCGGGCTGTGGTGGCAAGATGATACACCAGTTCCACGCATCGGTCCGCGCGAAGTGCTGGTTGCTGTCACCCATGCTGGCATTTGCGGCACCGACCGCCACATCTACGAATGGGACGCCTGGAGCCGCAGCCGCGTGCTGGTGGGGATCACCACCGGTCACGAGTTCGTCGGGCGGGTTGTTGCCATCGGCGATGCTGTGACGCGAGCCCATGTCGGACAGCGTGTGAGCGCCGAAGGACACATCGGCTGTGGCGTCTGTCAGCCGTGTCGTACCGGCAATGGCCATATCTGCGAGAAGGTCGATATCCTCGGCATCGACTGCAACGGCTGTTTCGCTCAGTACGTAGCCGTTCCCGAAGAAAACATCTGGCCCGTACACCCCAGCATTCCCGATCACATCGCTGCCGTGTTCGATCCGCTCGGCAACGCCATGCACACCGTGATGGCAGCTGGAGTGAGCGGTCGCTCGGTACTGATTACCGGCGTCGGCATCATCGGCCTGATGGCTGTTACCATCGCTCGCGCTGCTGGTGCTGCGACGATTCTCGTAACCGATCGCGATCCCAAGCGGCTCGCTCTTGCGAAACAGCTTGGAGCTGATGTCGCGTTCCATTCGAGCGACGAAAATTGGGTCGCTGAAGCACGCAGACTCACGCACAATCAAGGTCCGGAAGTGCTGCTGGAAATGAGCGGCCATCCGGTAGCGATTCGTCAAGGCTTTGCGGCCCTGCGCAACGGCGGCACCGCGGCTCTGCTCGGAATTCCCGGCGAGCCTGTGGCGCTCGATTTGCCAAACGATATCATCTTCAAAGGTGCCACCGTCCTTGGCATCAACGGCCGACGAATGTTCGAAACCTGGTATCAGGTCGAGAACTTTGTCCTGTCGGGTCGACTCAATCTTGCTCCGATCATTACGCACCAATTGCCGCTCGCCAATTTCGAGCAAGGCTTCCGCCTGATGCAGAACGGCGAAGCAATTAAAGTGGTGCTCGAAGTCCCTCACGAGGAAGCTCTCCCATGCCAAACGCCCGCTTCGACCTCCGTGCTCGCGACCTCCTCAGCGGGCTGA
- a CDS encoding DUF1598 domain-containing protein — protein MSKLSIGHAIRAFALAAIAATLCPHIAHAQVAAAGVEVDSSGVLRTRMLNDTTGTLSKQWQAQAKARLGADLATASPLRKVSLTRLERVIAQRAANNQGIAEEMKFLAGLTRLQYVFFYPETGDIVLAGPAEGFAPDAAGRMLGIQSGRAVLELQDVVTALRAYPPAGKQTQIIAVSIDPTKEGLQKMQQFLVNISGRVQPGDANNIVAGLKENLGLQNVTVRGISSKTHFAQVMVEADYRMKLIGIGIEQPPVKIVSYVDRASPRDVSRNALQRWYFTPNYECVRVTEDKMAMELVGQGVKLIGENEMVNGDGSRAVAGGTVNRASEAFCTTFTQNYPQLAAKSAVYAQLKNLIDISIAAAYIQQQDFYGQCNWKMDFFGNEESFPVETYETPKQVETACIAIWKGKTLMTPVGGGVHIEPADALIEENLLADEQGEVKALREKTTLDQLKADEWWWD, from the coding sequence GTGAGCAAGTTGTCTATTGGTCATGCCATTCGTGCGTTCGCCCTTGCGGCGATTGCGGCAACCCTTTGCCCCCATATCGCCCACGCGCAGGTCGCAGCGGCTGGTGTGGAAGTCGATTCCAGCGGCGTGCTTCGCACCCGTATGCTGAACGACACCACCGGCACTCTCAGCAAGCAGTGGCAGGCTCAGGCGAAGGCCCGTCTCGGTGCCGATCTGGCCACCGCCAGTCCACTTCGCAAGGTCTCGCTCACACGTCTCGAGCGCGTGATCGCCCAGCGTGCGGCCAATAACCAAGGGATCGCCGAGGAAATGAAGTTCCTCGCCGGTCTTACCCGTCTGCAGTACGTTTTCTTCTACCCTGAAACGGGCGACATCGTCCTGGCCGGACCTGCTGAAGGTTTTGCCCCCGATGCTGCTGGCCGAATGCTCGGCATTCAAAGTGGCCGGGCTGTGCTCGAACTGCAAGACGTTGTGACTGCCCTGCGTGCATACCCACCAGCTGGCAAACAGACGCAAATCATCGCTGTCTCGATCGATCCCACCAAGGAAGGCTTGCAGAAGATGCAGCAGTTCCTGGTGAATATCAGCGGACGCGTACAGCCGGGCGATGCCAATAACATCGTCGCTGGCCTGAAGGAAAACCTCGGTCTGCAAAACGTCACCGTCCGTGGCATCTCGTCGAAGACCCACTTTGCCCAGGTGATGGTTGAAGCCGACTATCGTATGAAGCTGATCGGCATCGGCATCGAACAGCCACCCGTGAAGATCGTCAGCTACGTCGATCGCGCCAGCCCACGCGATGTGTCGCGCAACGCTCTGCAGCGGTGGTACTTCACCCCTAACTACGAATGCGTTCGCGTTACCGAAGACAAAATGGCGATGGAACTCGTCGGCCAAGGGGTGAAGCTGATTGGCGAGAATGAAATGGTCAATGGCGATGGCAGCCGCGCAGTTGCGGGTGGCACCGTGAACCGTGCCAGCGAAGCGTTCTGCACCACCTTCACCCAGAACTACCCTCAGCTGGCCGCCAAGAGCGCCGTGTACGCTCAGCTGAAGAACCTGATCGACATTTCGATCGCAGCCGCCTACATCCAGCAGCAAGACTTCTACGGTCAATGCAACTGGAAGATGGATTTCTTCGGCAACGAAGAGAGCTTCCCCGTCGAGACCTACGAAACTCCTAAGCAAGTCGAGACCGCCTGCATCGCCATCTGGAAGGGTAAGACCCTGATGACCCCCGTCGGTGGCGGCGTGCATATCGAACCAGCCGACGCCTTGATCGAGGAAAACCTCCTCGCCGACGAACAAGGAGAAGTGAAGGCACTTCGCGAGAAGACCACACTCGACCAACTCAAGGCCGACGAGTGGTGGTGGGATTAG
- a CDS encoding GntG family PLP-dependent aldolase — MAPSIIDLRSDTVTKPTPGMRAAMAAAEVGDDVIDVDPSCERLEQMTAKLLGKEAAIFMPSGSMSNQIAVRIHCKPGDEFLCESGCHIYNYEQGAFAQLSGVVARTFDGEQGVLTVDQLKGTVRPWNDHLVRTRMVCLENTHNRGAGRVQPFDVVKEISDWGRSEGLRVHLDGARLMNAVAASGIAADRWCDLFDTVSICFSKGLGAPIGSALAGPKEMIVEARRHRKLFGGAMRQVGVIASAAAYALEHHVARLVDDHANAQILATAVSRSEHLTLLPVDTNIIIFKVSARLGGAAIFAAELKSRGVLCFATSPTQIRLVTHLDVTAEECQTAGEIIVEVAQDLAAGVRRAQVVEAAY, encoded by the coding sequence ATGGCCCCTTCGATCATCGATCTGCGCAGTGATACCGTCACCAAGCCAACTCCAGGGATGCGGGCCGCGATGGCTGCTGCGGAAGTGGGGGACGATGTGATCGATGTCGATCCATCCTGCGAGCGGCTCGAGCAAATGACCGCCAAACTGCTCGGCAAAGAAGCGGCGATCTTCATGCCCTCGGGCTCCATGAGCAACCAAATCGCCGTTCGCATTCACTGTAAGCCGGGGGATGAGTTTCTGTGCGAGTCGGGCTGTCATATCTATAACTACGAGCAAGGCGCGTTCGCTCAGCTGAGCGGCGTCGTGGCCCGCACGTTCGATGGCGAGCAGGGGGTGCTGACTGTCGATCAGCTCAAGGGAACCGTTCGCCCGTGGAACGATCACCTCGTTCGGACTCGCATGGTTTGCCTCGAAAACACGCACAATCGTGGGGCGGGACGTGTTCAGCCCTTCGACGTGGTGAAAGAGATTTCGGATTGGGGACGGAGCGAAGGCTTGCGCGTGCATCTCGACGGTGCACGCCTGATGAACGCCGTTGCCGCCAGTGGAATTGCGGCCGACCGCTGGTGCGACCTGTTCGATACCGTCAGCATTTGCTTTAGTAAGGGACTCGGCGCCCCGATCGGTTCGGCGCTCGCAGGACCGAAGGAAATGATCGTCGAAGCACGCCGTCACCGTAAACTGTTTGGCGGAGCAATGCGGCAGGTCGGTGTGATCGCCTCAGCTGCTGCTTACGCCCTCGAGCATCATGTCGCGCGACTGGTCGACGATCATGCCAACGCGCAGATCCTTGCCACTGCGGTCAGCCGTAGCGAGCACCTCACGCTCCTGCCGGTCGACACCAACATCATCATTTTCAAGGTGAGCGCGCGACTCGGCGGGGCAGCGATCTTTGCAGCCGAGCTGAAATCGCGTGGGGTACTCTGCTTCGCGACCAGCCCAACGCAAATTCGGCTCGTCACGCACCTGGATGTCACCGCTGAAGAGTGCCAAACCGCCGGCGAGATCATCGTGGAAGTGGCTCAGGACCTGGCAGCCGGCGTGCGCCGCGCTCAGGTAGTGGAAGCGGCTTACTAA
- a CDS encoding glycine C-acetyltransferase: MPNARFDLRARDLLSGLSETRQLKAFHELIGPLGATAKIAGVGEAIVLCSNNYLGLADHPEVIEAGHEGLRKYGAGTASVRFICGTLQCHRELEASIAKLVGTAAALSYVSCWCANEAVFPTLVGPNDAILSDELNHASIIDGIRLVNKQAERGVYKHNDLADLEAKLKATREKEVRWVVTDGVFSMEGDVAPLPEIIKLCREYEAMLVVDDSHGIGALGATGRGTPEHFGVLGQIDVITGTLGKALGGAAGGYVAASPDAISVLEQRGRPSLFSNAVPATVAMSARKAIEVLEREPERATRLHANVKTLREGFKKLGFEVHDSPTAIIPLMIGDEAEAIAKSKRLLELGVLVIGFGFPVVPKGKARLRVQVSAALSDDHITQALDAFSKL; this comes from the coding sequence ATGCCAAACGCCCGCTTCGACCTCCGTGCTCGCGACCTCCTCAGCGGGCTGAGCGAGACGCGTCAACTCAAGGCCTTTCACGAGCTGATTGGACCTCTCGGCGCCACTGCCAAAATCGCTGGTGTCGGCGAGGCGATCGTGCTGTGCTCGAACAACTACTTGGGCCTGGCCGATCATCCAGAAGTGATCGAAGCAGGGCACGAGGGGCTGCGAAAATATGGGGCCGGAACAGCTTCGGTACGCTTCATCTGTGGAACGCTCCAGTGCCATCGCGAACTCGAAGCGTCGATCGCCAAACTCGTCGGCACCGCGGCTGCTTTGTCGTACGTGAGTTGCTGGTGCGCTAACGAAGCTGTCTTCCCGACACTCGTCGGCCCCAATGATGCGATTCTCTCCGACGAGCTGAATCATGCGAGCATCATCGACGGCATTCGCCTCGTGAATAAACAGGCCGAGCGCGGCGTGTATAAGCACAACGATTTGGCCGATCTCGAAGCCAAGCTCAAGGCCACGCGCGAGAAAGAAGTCCGCTGGGTGGTGACCGATGGCGTCTTCAGCATGGAAGGAGATGTCGCGCCACTTCCCGAGATCATCAAGCTCTGCCGCGAGTACGAAGCGATGCTCGTGGTCGACGATTCGCACGGCATCGGCGCGCTAGGCGCCACTGGTCGGGGAACGCCCGAACATTTTGGCGTGCTCGGTCAAATCGATGTGATTACTGGCACGCTTGGCAAAGCGCTCGGCGGTGCGGCTGGCGGCTATGTTGCGGCTAGTCCCGATGCTATTTCAGTACTCGAGCAGCGCGGCCGGCCGAGCCTGTTTTCGAATGCTGTTCCCGCCACCGTGGCGATGAGCGCTCGGAAAGCGATTGAAGTCCTCGAGCGCGAACCCGAGCGCGCCACTCGTTTGCATGCCAACGTGAAAACCCTGCGCGAGGGCTTCAAAAAATTGGGCTTTGAAGTCCACGATTCACCCACCGCCATCATCCCGCTGATGATTGGCGACGAGGCGGAAGCGATTGCCAAAAGCAAGCGACTTTTGGAGCTCGGCGTGCTGGTGATCGGCTTTGGTTTTCCCGTGGTACCCAAAGGAAAAGCTCGCCTTCGCGTGCAAGTCTCTGCCGCCCTTAGTGACGACCACATCACCCAAGCCCTCGACGCTTTTTCGAAGCTGTAG
- a CDS encoding XRE family transcriptional regulator: MSRESSEIPSGEPLQQLVCDRVRSMRKAKGWTLEQLASLSGVSRSMLSEIERGSANPTLGVAFRIAQAFGMTLGDLVDSPEPPKPRIDVIRSDDRSFMFRDDSDCRIRTLSPLHLEKDVEFYELTLRTGGKLESQPHFEGTREFLTVEKGVVRLTAGSETSELKQGDSAHYPADVPHEIRNIGRGEAVVFLVDIYGRPSQRR; the protein is encoded by the coding sequence ATGTCCCGTGAATCTTCCGAAATACCGTCGGGCGAACCGCTGCAGCAGTTGGTGTGCGATCGGGTTCGCTCGATGCGTAAAGCCAAGGGGTGGACCCTCGAGCAGTTGGCCAGCCTGAGCGGCGTAAGTCGAAGCATGCTCAGCGAAATCGAACGCGGCAGTGCCAACCCCACACTGGGCGTGGCATTTCGCATTGCGCAGGCTTTTGGGATGACCCTGGGGGATTTGGTCGACTCGCCCGAGCCTCCCAAGCCTCGGATTGATGTCATCCGGAGCGATGACCGCAGCTTCATGTTCCGCGACGATAGCGACTGCCGCATCCGCACGCTTTCGCCGCTGCACCTCGAAAAAGATGTCGAATTCTACGAGCTAACCCTCCGCACGGGTGGAAAACTCGAGAGCCAGCCCCACTTCGAAGGGACTCGCGAGTTCCTGACGGTCGAAAAAGGGGTCGTCAGGCTGACTGCTGGGAGCGAAACGTCGGAACTCAAGCAGGGAGATTCGGCCCACTATCCCGCCGACGTGCCGCACGAAATCCGGAATATCGGACGGGGCGAAGCTGTCGTCTTCCTCGTCGACATCTACGGCCGCCCGAGCCAGCGGCGGTAA
- a CDS encoding 2-isopropylmalate synthase: protein MSDSRRIKIFDTTLRDGEQSPGCSMNLQEKLEVAQALQELGVDIIEAGFPIASPGDFESVREIAANIKGCTICGLARCNDADIDRAWEALKFAQFGRIHVFLATSAIHREFKLRMTREEIIARAVAGVRRAASYCDDVEFSPEDAARTERDFLCEVVEAAIKAGATTVNIPDTVGYATPASYGSVIAMLKNRVPNIDKAVISTHCHDDLGMAVANSLAAVENGAGQIECTINGIGERAGNAALEEVVMAMKTREDYYHATTGIVTQRLVPTSRLLSSITSMHVQRNKAIVGRNAFAHESGIHQDGMLKERSTYEIMRPEDVGFQKTDLVLGKHSGRAALGDRAKALGYQLNGEQLQGVFDAFKKLADKKKEIYDGDIIALIEMQLHGSSSHEEWKLVSYEVTSGNGRKPIVKIVLERNGQTQTTENSDGDGPIDCAFLAVEKITGIDVKCVDYQVRSATLGHDAIGEVTLEVEYRGQTFRGRGASTDTVEASLQAILSAVNRIVETTVATTPAN from the coding sequence ATGTCTGATTCGCGCCGCATTAAGATTTTCGATACGACCCTGCGTGATGGCGAACAATCGCCCGGCTGTAGTATGAACCTCCAAGAAAAACTGGAGGTTGCTCAAGCCTTACAAGAGCTGGGGGTTGATATTATCGAAGCCGGTTTTCCGATTGCTTCGCCGGGGGACTTTGAATCGGTTCGTGAGATTGCGGCCAACATTAAAGGTTGCACCATCTGTGGTCTCGCCCGCTGCAACGATGCCGATATCGATCGCGCCTGGGAAGCTCTCAAGTTTGCCCAGTTCGGGCGGATTCACGTCTTCCTGGCCACCAGCGCGATTCATCGCGAATTCAAGCTCCGCATGACGCGCGAGGAGATCATCGCGCGGGCTGTGGCGGGGGTACGTCGCGCAGCTTCGTACTGCGACGATGTCGAGTTCTCTCCTGAAGATGCCGCTCGCACTGAACGCGACTTCCTGTGCGAAGTTGTTGAAGCAGCGATTAAAGCCGGCGCTACGACGGTGAACATTCCCGACACGGTCGGCTATGCCACCCCCGCTTCGTATGGCAGTGTGATTGCGATGCTGAAAAACCGCGTCCCGAACATCGACAAGGCGGTGATCAGCACGCATTGCCACGACGACCTCGGCATGGCGGTGGCCAACAGCCTGGCAGCGGTTGAAAACGGTGCGGGACAGATCGAATGCACGATCAACGGCATCGGCGAGCGAGCGGGGAACGCTGCTCTCGAAGAGGTAGTGATGGCGATGAAAACGCGTGAGGACTATTACCACGCCACCACCGGCATCGTGACGCAGCGACTGGTTCCCACGAGCCGTTTGCTCTCGAGCATCACCAGCATGCACGTGCAGCGCAACAAAGCGATTGTGGGGCGCAACGCTTTCGCGCACGAATCGGGTATTCATCAAGATGGGATGCTCAAAGAACGGAGCACCTATGAGATCATGCGCCCTGAAGATGTTGGGTTCCAAAAGACCGATTTGGTTTTAGGAAAACATAGCGGCCGCGCGGCGCTGGGAGATCGCGCTAAGGCATTGGGATATCAACTCAATGGCGAACAGCTGCAAGGTGTGTTTGATGCCTTTAAGAAGCTGGCCGACAAGAAAAAAGAGATTTACGACGGCGACATCATCGCGCTCATCGAAATGCAATTGCACGGCAGTTCTTCGCACGAAGAGTGGAAACTCGTTTCGTATGAAGTGACCAGCGGCAATGGTCGCAAACCGATCGTCAAGATTGTGCTCGAGCGTAACGGCCAGACACAAACGACCGAAAACTCCGACGGCGATGGCCCGATCGACTGCGCGTTCTTGGCGGTGGAAAAGATCACCGGCATCGACGTGAAATGCGTCGATTATCAAGTGCGCTCGGCAACCCTGGGTCACGATGCCATCGGCGAAGTGACGCTCGAAGTCGAGTATCGAGGGCAAACGTTCCGTGGGCGTGGAGCGTCGACCGACACTGTCGAAGCATCGCTGCAAGCGATTTTGTCGGCTGTGAACCGGATCGTCGAAACGACCGTCGCCACGACCCCCGCGAACTAG
- a CDS encoding DUF1559 domain-containing protein: MHFSPLPKRRPAFTLVELLVVIAIIGVLVALLLPAVQAAREAARRTQCTNQLKQIVLAMHNYFDTNGRLPPGRMGCDCWTADVCGTRPDSTRPGTSGFAMILPQLEQQTLYDQFGWQLGAVEPATGCGGTADTSGWKTAAVAAAMATRPKVFVCPSDTSQSQRGGTATGSYAMVHGSVGPSRGTDQNMKHYNNGSFMYRTEIRFSDILDGLSNTMFVGEVIEAHTSQSSNRWMIAGRHVDSLRTAENPLNTKPGQGILNTATTGQENGAFASRHPQGGNFAFGDGRVQFLNQNIALATYRGLATRNGSETVQP, from the coding sequence ATGCACTTTTCACCTCTTCCCAAGCGGAGACCTGCGTTCACTCTGGTCGAACTGCTGGTTGTCATTGCCATTATCGGCGTGCTGGTCGCGCTACTGCTGCCAGCCGTTCAAGCTGCTCGCGAGGCGGCTCGTCGAACCCAGTGCACCAATCAGCTGAAGCAAATCGTGCTGGCGATGCACAACTATTTCGACACCAACGGTCGTCTGCCACCGGGGCGCATGGGGTGCGACTGCTGGACCGCCGATGTTTGCGGCACGCGTCCCGATAGCACGCGCCCAGGGACCAGTGGATTTGCCATGATCCTGCCGCAACTCGAGCAGCAAACACTGTACGACCAGTTCGGCTGGCAACTCGGCGCGGTCGAACCAGCAACAGGCTGCGGCGGCACGGCTGACACCAGTGGCTGGAAGACAGCCGCCGTGGCGGCTGCGATGGCGACTCGCCCCAAGGTCTTTGTTTGCCCAAGCGATACGTCGCAGTCGCAGCGCGGCGGAACCGCCACCGGCTCGTATGCCATGGTGCATGGCTCGGTCGGTCCCAGCCGAGGCACCGATCAGAACATGAAGCACTACAACAATGGCTCGTTCATGTACCGAACCGAGATCCGCTTTTCGGACATTCTCGATGGTCTCTCCAACACGATGTTCGTCGGGGAAGTGATCGAGGCGCATACCTCCCAATCATCGAACCGCTGGATGATCGCTGGTCGTCACGTCGACAGTTTGCGAACGGCTGAAAACCCACTCAACACCAAGCCGGGGCAAGGAATTCTCAACACCGCCACCACTGGTCAAGAGAACGGCGCTTTTGCAAGCCGACATCCCCAGGGTGGCAACTTTGCCTTTGGCGATGGCCGTGTGCAGTTCCTGAATCAGAACATTGCCCTGGCCACCTACCGTGGTTTGGCAACTCGTAACGGCAGCGAAACGGTTCAGCCGTAA